A window of the Parabacteroides merdae ATCC 43184 genome harbors these coding sequences:
- a CDS encoding N-acetylmuramoyl-L-alanine amidase family protein, with translation MVKRTFLYINLVIALFFVLPVSQAKEKTFTVVIDAGHGGKDPGARGSSINEKAINLAVALRLGSLISEKHDDVKVIYTRKTDVFIELDERANIANRNKADLFISIHTNAVKRGSSVSGTETYTLGLARTDENLEVAMRENSAILLEDNYLQKYEGFDPTSSESYIIFEFMQNKHMEQSISLASEVQKCFASAKRNNRGVRQAGFLVLRKTSMPSILVELGYISNPAEERFMRTKEGQNKLATAIYNAFTKYKWEYDRKRGALAGNASAAPILEVADNIDDNQPISAPPGSEEYIRQKNKMEESNQSRVSKSAVSAKQAGRVKKGQTIYKIQILTSDKKLSSGSKLFKGYKNVDYFIEKGIYKYTYGETTSFDSIRKLRRQVAKDFKDAFIVAFKDGKKVKY, from the coding sequence GTGGTAAAAAGAACTTTTCTATATATCAATTTGGTGATAGCCCTGTTTTTTGTTTTACCTGTGTCGCAGGCAAAGGAAAAGACGTTTACGGTGGTGATCGATGCCGGGCATGGGGGGAAAGACCCTGGTGCGCGTGGTTCGTCCATCAATGAAAAGGCTATTAATCTGGCGGTAGCTCTTAGGCTCGGTAGCCTGATATCGGAAAAGCATGATGATGTGAAAGTCATTTATACACGCAAAACGGATGTCTTCATCGAATTGGACGAGAGAGCGAATATCGCCAACCGGAATAAGGCGGACCTGTTTATCTCCATTCATACGAATGCGGTGAAGAGAGGCAGTTCCGTATCGGGAACGGAGACTTATACATTAGGTTTGGCCCGTACGGATGAGAATCTGGAAGTCGCTATGCGCGAAAACTCAGCAATCCTTTTGGAAGATAATTATCTGCAGAAGTATGAAGGTTTCGATCCGACTTCTTCCGAATCGTATATTATTTTCGAATTTATGCAGAATAAGCATATGGAGCAGAGCATTAGCCTGGCTTCGGAGGTGCAGAAATGTTTTGCTTCGGCCAAGCGTAATAACAGGGGAGTGCGGCAGGCGGGTTTCCTTGTGCTGCGTAAGACGAGCATGCCGAGTATTCTTGTGGAATTAGGGTATATCTCGAATCCTGCGGAAGAACGCTTCATGAGAACGAAGGAAGGGCAAAACAAACTGGCAACCGCCATTTATAATGCTTTTACAAAATATAAGTGGGAGTATGACCGCAAGCGCGGTGCGTTGGCGGGAAATGCAAGTGCTGCTCCTATATTGGAAGTTGCAGATAATATTGATGATAATCAACCGATTTCTGCGCCTCCTGGAAGCGAAGAGTATATTCGCCAAAAGAACAAGATGGAGGAGTCCAACCAGAGTCGCGTGTCTAAGTCGGCAGTCTCCGCGAAGCAAGCGGGTCGGGTTAAAAAGGGGCAAACGATTTATAAAATACAAATACTTACCTCGGATAAAAAACTTTCTTCCGGTTCTAAATTGTTTAAAGGATATAAGAATGTCGATTACTTTATTGAGAAAGGCATTTACAAGTATACATACGGCGAGACGACAAGTTTCGATTCTATCCGCAAGTTGCGCCGGCAGGTAGCGAAAGATTTTAAGGACGCTTTTATAGTCGCCTTTAAAGATGGAAAGAAAGTGAAATATTGA